A stretch of the Silene latifolia isolate original U9 population unplaced genomic scaffold, ASM4854445v1 scaffold_202, whole genome shotgun sequence genome encodes the following:
- the LOC141638652 gene encoding sm-like protein LSM8 isoform X1, giving the protein MSAGTGLEPLVDQLISVITNDGRNIVGYLKGFDQATNIILDESHERVFSTKEGVQQIVLGLYIIRGDNIDYYRLHCRCIIGELDEELDAELGLSELRGHPLKPVIH; this is encoded by the exons ATGTCTGCTGGAACTGGACTTGAACCTCTTGTGGATC AATTGATATCAGTTATAACAAATGATGGCCGCAACATTGTG GGGTACCTCAAGGGTTTTGATCAGGCAACAAACATTATTCTGGATGAATCACACGAGAGGGTTTTCTCTACAAAG GAAGGTGTTCAACAAATTGTATTGGGTTTGTATATCATAAGAGGCGATAACAT TGACTATTACCGACTGCATTGCAGATGTATAATTGGCGAACTAGACGAAGAACTGGATGCTGAGCTTGGGTTATCCGAATTGAGAGGCCATCCTCTGAAGCCTGTGATCCACTAA
- the LOC141638652 gene encoding sm-like protein LSM8 isoform X2: protein MSAGTGLEPLVDQLISVITNDGRNIVGYLKGFDQATNIILDESHERVFSTKEGVQQIVLGLYIIRGDNICIIGELDEELDAELGLSELRGHPLKPVIH, encoded by the exons ATGTCTGCTGGAACTGGACTTGAACCTCTTGTGGATC AATTGATATCAGTTATAACAAATGATGGCCGCAACATTGTG GGGTACCTCAAGGGTTTTGATCAGGCAACAAACATTATTCTGGATGAATCACACGAGAGGGTTTTCTCTACAAAG GAAGGTGTTCAACAAATTGTATTGGGTTTGTATATCATAAGAGGCGATAACAT ATGTATAATTGGCGAACTAGACGAAGAACTGGATGCTGAGCTTGGGTTATCCGAATTGAGAGGCCATCCTCTGAAGCCTGTGATCCACTAA